In the Flagellimonas sp. MMG031 genome, one interval contains:
- a CDS encoding MBL fold metallo-hydrolase, with the protein MKIQQFEYEPLSHYSYALLSEGEMAIIDPDRDPMQYYNLAHKENAVIRAVLLTHSHADFVSSHWQISKETGVTIYNSSKLEAEYPFESFDGNSAIFVGNTKLEAINTPGHSYDSISILATDENEVALFTGDTLLIGDVGRPDLRGNEDDKEQKKQALAREMFNTIRTKFKKIPNEAIIYPAHGAGSLCGKSMSADSISTLGRERKDNWAFGHQNEDEFVKELLEDQPFIPAYFKHDVAMNKKKVESIDMVTAKIPIHLNAETPKDNILIVDSRDENEFKQGHWPQSINIMQGGEASSFETWLGTIIQPNEEFHLVVDSPKSVKTIARRVAKIGYENQLKAIITLSKKSFVENERLDFKHFVQNLDNYTIVDVRNTDEVRKKKIFDGALNQPLHELRESIQDIPNDKPIIVHCGSGYRSAIGSSILSNELQDVKVYDLGEVIEKFK; encoded by the coding sequence ATGAAAATACAGCAATTTGAATATGAACCACTTTCCCACTATTCATACGCACTGCTGAGCGAAGGGGAGATGGCGATAATCGATCCCGATCGCGACCCGATGCAGTATTATAATCTTGCGCATAAAGAAAATGCTGTGATTAGAGCTGTGCTATTGACCCACTCCCATGCAGACTTTGTAAGCTCACATTGGCAAATTAGCAAAGAAACAGGTGTCACGATTTATAACAGCAGCAAATTGGAAGCTGAATACCCTTTCGAAAGTTTTGATGGGAACAGTGCCATATTCGTGGGCAATACCAAACTAGAAGCCATAAATACTCCTGGGCATTCATACGATAGTATTTCCATTCTTGCCACAGATGAAAATGAGGTTGCACTTTTTACGGGGGACACCTTATTGATCGGGGATGTCGGACGCCCGGACCTGCGCGGAAATGAAGATGACAAAGAGCAAAAAAAGCAAGCACTGGCCCGTGAAATGTTCAACACAATTCGAACTAAATTCAAAAAAATACCGAATGAGGCCATTATTTACCCCGCCCACGGGGCGGGATCCCTGTGCGGCAAAAGCATGTCGGCAGATAGCATTAGCACATTAGGTAGGGAGCGAAAGGATAACTGGGCATTTGGCCATCAGAATGAAGACGAGTTTGTCAAAGAACTCCTTGAAGACCAACCGTTCATACCGGCCTATTTCAAACATGATGTAGCTATGAACAAAAAGAAAGTTGAATCGATTGATATGGTTACCGCTAAAATCCCTATTCATCTTAATGCCGAAACACCAAAAGATAATATCTTAATTGTCGATAGTCGTGATGAAAACGAGTTTAAACAAGGTCATTGGCCACAGAGTATCAATATTATGCAGGGTGGCGAAGCATCCTCTTTTGAAACATGGTTAGGTACTATAATCCAACCAAATGAGGAATTTCATCTGGTTGTCGATTCTCCAAAAAGTGTAAAGACCATCGCCCGGCGGGTGGCGAAGATTGGATATGAAAATCAACTCAAGGCGATAATTACCCTTTCGAAGAAAAGCTTTGTCGAAAACGAGCGATTGGATTTCAAGCATTTTGTGCAAAATCTGGATAATTACACCATTGTCGATGTCAGAAATACGGATGAAGTAAGAAAAAAGAAAATTTTTGACGGTGCCCTGAACCAACCCCTACACGAACTAAGGGAATCAATTCAGGACATTCCTAACGACAAACCCATTATTGTCCATTGTGGCAGTGGATATAGAAGCGCGATCGGAAGCAGCATACTTTCAAATGAATTGCAAGACGTAAAAGTATATGACCTAGGGGAAGTTATTGAGAAATTCAAATAA
- a CDS encoding sorbosone dehydrogenase family protein encodes MVMGTRFFTGLIISLLVLATTNAQTVDSLPPISASKSYSNYSNVIGWKNGRTPKAPPGFTVTKYADGFKNPRWMYVTPNGDVLVAQSNSNYPLWKKIGAWFIGASKSKSFKNSADLITLLRDVDKDGSPDERTVFLEKELDQPFGMLVLDDWFYVANTNGLLRFPYKPGQLQISGKAEKITTLPAGKANRHWTRNIIANKDGSKIYIAVGSGSNVGEKGAEAEFMKAAILEIDPDGAGLRIFASGLRNPVGMDWNPVTGDLWTAVNERDGLGNNLVPDYLTSVRENGFYGWPYLYYGQNEDPRVKWVPSAQVGNTLMPDVNVGPHTASLGLTFYTGDSFPEKYRNGAFVVQHGSWNRQVLSGYKVVFVPFENGEQTGKPEDFLTGFIVDGKKDEVYGRPVGAAILPDGSMLISDDVTNRIWRISWDGKRGM; translated from the coding sequence ATGGTCATGGGAACACGTTTTTTTACAGGTTTAATCATTTCACTCTTAGTATTGGCAACTACAAATGCGCAGACCGTCGATTCGCTACCGCCGATATCGGCCTCCAAATCCTATTCCAACTATAGCAATGTCATTGGCTGGAAAAATGGAAGGACCCCCAAAGCCCCGCCCGGTTTTACCGTTACAAAATATGCTGACGGTTTCAAGAATCCAAGGTGGATGTACGTTACACCGAACGGCGATGTACTTGTGGCGCAAAGCAATTCGAATTATCCGCTCTGGAAAAAAATCGGGGCATGGTTCATCGGGGCATCAAAGTCGAAAAGCTTTAAGAACAGTGCGGACTTGATAACCTTGCTCCGCGATGTAGACAAGGACGGGTCTCCCGATGAACGTACCGTATTTCTCGAAAAGGAACTCGATCAACCATTCGGAATGCTTGTGCTAGATGATTGGTTCTATGTGGCCAATACCAACGGATTGCTACGTTTTCCTTACAAGCCCGGTCAATTGCAAATATCGGGAAAAGCGGAAAAAATTACCACCTTACCCGCAGGAAAGGCCAATCGGCACTGGACACGCAATATTATTGCCAACAAGGACGGCTCGAAAATATATATAGCGGTCGGTAGTGGCTCGAATGTTGGGGAGAAAGGGGCAGAGGCTGAATTCATGAAGGCGGCCATTCTTGAGATTGATCCCGATGGCGCAGGACTAAGAATTTTCGCATCAGGACTAAGAAACCCCGTGGGTATGGATTGGAATCCCGTTACCGGAGACTTATGGACGGCGGTCAACGAACGCGACGGATTGGGCAACAACCTCGTACCTGATTATTTGACCAGTGTCCGCGAAAACGGATTTTACGGTTGGCCCTACTTGTATTATGGGCAAAATGAAGATCCTAGGGTAAAATGGGTGCCTTCGGCCCAAGTGGGAAATACACTGATGCCCGATGTGAACGTTGGCCCCCATACCGCATCTTTGGGATTGACGTTCTACACGGGCGATTCCTTCCCCGAAAAGTATCGGAACGGGGCCTTTGTCGTACAGCATGGCTCTTGGAACAGACAGGTTTTATCAGGCTATAAAGTGGTTTTCGTGCCTTTCGAGAACGGAGAACAAACTGGAAAACCTGAAGATTTTTTAACGGGTTTTATTGTTGACGGCAAAAAAGATGAGGTCTATGGCCGACCCGTGGGTGCCGCCATACTACCCGATGGATCGATGTTGATATCCGATGATGTGACCAATAGGATCTGGAGAATTAGTTGGGACGGTAAACGCGGTATGTGA